In Deferribacter desulfuricans SSM1, the following are encoded in one genomic region:
- a CDS encoding response regulator transcription factor, which yields MKILLIEDDLLLGESLKEFLESEKNDVDWIIDDREYEYKLLSNEYDIILLDLMLKFNKGEDLLKKIKKLKNTPVIIITAKFDLSDKETCFLLGADDYITKPFEPKELLLRINAVTKRYFDNQNKISISDEIVIDITQQSLFINNELIPLTKKEWELLYVLAKNRGKVVSNECILNYVWQENPVGTESIRTYIKKLREILGKDLIETHKGRGYRLK from the coding sequence ATGAAAATATTGTTGATTGAAGATGATTTATTACTTGGAGAAAGTTTAAAGGAATTCTTAGAATCAGAAAAAAATGATGTGGACTGGATAATTGACGATAGAGAATACGAATACAAGCTGTTATCAAATGAGTATGATATTATACTTCTTGATTTGATGTTAAAATTTAACAAAGGTGAAGATCTTTTAAAAAAAATTAAAAAACTAAAAAATACACCTGTTATAATCATTACTGCAAAATTTGACTTGTCTGATAAAGAAACCTGTTTTTTGTTAGGAGCTGATGATTATATTACCAAACCTTTTGAACCAAAAGAACTATTACTTAGAATAAACGCTGTAACAAAAAGATATTTTGATAATCAAAACAAAATTTCCATATCAGATGAGATTGTCATCGATATTACCCAGCAATCGCTTTTCATAAATAATGAGCTTATCCCTCTTACTAAAAAAGAGTGGGAGCTCTTATATGTTTTAGCAAAAAATAGAGGTAAAGTAGTATCTAATGAATGCATCCTAAATTATGTCTGGCAGGAGAACCCCGTCGGTACAGAATCAATCAGAACCTACATAAAAAAACTTAGAGAAATCTTAGGCAAAGATTTAATAGAAACTCACAAAGGTCGGGGGTATCGATTAAAATAA
- a CDS encoding sensor domain-containing diguanylate cyclase yields MRVLNKPKKFKSLRVILFKNITLIFISLFLLLSIYISKTLYDNGIESIYTTLEERNKADKYYIESYFTKIHNAVKILSKIDVIKNAIYLSDNQKQFALKLFKYTEDSDPDINYVYAGYIDGSLLINNYTPPKGYNPMIRPWYIAAIKSFPNVSNGIPYQEIKTKEWLISISKTLVDNNGKIVGVIAIDSDFSKITSKINKYIKNYKSTNSFIIKEDTGEIIITPNNHFLRKKYYNYINNINFVYDHKKISFTLNGDPKLGYYSKIPILGWIIVTSVSKKEVITPIYNRLIILNITFLIMIILFGWFLSKSFMKKIINPLIILNDKLLQITQNKKIDIKLNTFEYPNNEIGIIAKELEKLTTTELYKKNKELEKINQKLQKLSITDCLTKLYNRGKIEKDLTNEYNKAIRYNDTFSIILFDIDNFKIINDTYGHQMGDKILIEIANLTKETIRNTDIAARWGGEEFLILCPKTNINSAFNLAERLRKKIESHDFSIDKRITISGGIAEFKKGLTIDEMLKQADDNLYKAKKEGKNRVIF; encoded by the coding sequence ATGAGAGTTTTAAATAAACCAAAAAAATTTAAATCGCTTAGAGTAATACTTTTTAAAAACATAACTTTAATTTTTATCTCATTATTTCTGCTTCTAAGTATTTACATAAGCAAAACTTTGTATGATAATGGTATTGAAAGCATATACACTACACTTGAAGAAAGAAATAAGGCAGATAAATATTATATTGAGTCCTACTTTACAAAAATACACAATGCAGTAAAAATACTTAGCAAAATTGATGTTATTAAAAATGCAATATATCTATCAGATAATCAAAAACAATTTGCTCTAAAACTATTTAAGTACACAGAAGATTCTGACCCAGACATAAATTACGTATATGCAGGTTATATCGATGGTAGTCTTTTGATTAATAACTACACACCTCCAAAAGGATACAACCCTATGATAAGACCATGGTATATCGCAGCTATAAAATCATTTCCAAATGTATCAAATGGTATTCCTTATCAGGAAATAAAAACTAAAGAATGGTTAATTTCTATCAGCAAGACTCTTGTAGATAATAATGGTAAAATTGTTGGTGTAATAGCAATTGATTCTGATTTTTCAAAAATTACAAGCAAGATTAATAAATATATAAAAAATTATAAATCAACAAATTCTTTTATAATAAAAGAAGATACTGGCGAAATAATAATAACACCAAACAATCATTTTTTGAGAAAAAAATATTACAACTACATAAATAACATAAATTTTGTTTATGATCACAAAAAAATATCTTTTACTCTCAATGGAGATCCTAAATTAGGATACTACTCCAAAATCCCTATTTTAGGATGGATTATTGTTACATCTGTAAGTAAAAAGGAAGTTATAACCCCGATTTACAATAGATTAATTATTTTAAATATTACATTTTTAATAATGATTATTTTATTTGGTTGGTTTTTAAGTAAGTCATTTATGAAAAAAATAATAAATCCATTAATAATATTAAATGATAAGTTACTTCAGATAACACAAAATAAGAAAATTGATATAAAATTAAACACTTTTGAATACCCTAACAATGAAATAGGTATAATTGCTAAAGAACTTGAAAAATTGACCACTACTGAATTGTATAAAAAAAATAAAGAGTTAGAAAAAATAAACCAAAAACTCCAAAAATTATCAATAACAGATTGTTTAACAAAACTTTATAATAGAGGAAAAATAGAAAAAGATCTAACTAATGAATACAATAAAGCTATTAGATATAATGACACTTTTTCAATTATCCTATTTGATATCGATAACTTCAAAATTATTAATGATACTTATGGACACCAAATGGGTGATAAGATATTAATAGAAATTGCTAACTTAACAAAAGAAACAATAAGAAATACTGATATCGCAGCAAGATGGGGCGGAGAAGAATTTTTAATATTATGTCCAAAAACAAATATAAATTCTGCTTTTAATCTTGCAGAAAGACTCAGAAAAAAAATTGAATCACATGATTTTTCAATAGATAAAAGAATAACAATTAGCGGAGGTATAGCAGAGTTCAAAAAAGGCTTAACAATCGATGAAATGCTCAAACAAGCAGACGACAATCTATATAAAGCAAAAAAGGAAGGTAAAAACAGAGTAATTTTTTAA
- a CDS encoding integrase domain-containing protein has product MKVKRNFIGEKNLTRKVAAYRLAMEVVRSGNEGSIKKTVTAIRKLAKFAKEELEMKNLSKLQSEHMKAFAEHLRNEVGDADISKAHAANIISCINRVFDHYGRDDLKLSAKEEGLNRGKRYYNIDRSVSNQLHEQFTDYLSQKFIQTGDTRYEALRIQVEMERMFGLRFKESALHDLKGIHRKDDMLDVVKGTKGSQPREVPILSDKGYELLNYAKDFKNEYGFNRSLIPDDMKFSQWQNFAYGVIRDFNERFDCDYHFHGERHTYAQERYLELTGFDAPVRSGFINGSYLQVMSEYYGITLEEAKELDKEARKIISEELGHHRIDVTCFYLGK; this is encoded by the coding sequence ATGAAGGTTAAAAGGAATTTTATCGGCGAAAAGAATTTGACTAGGAAAGTTGCTGCTTACCGTTTAGCAATGGAAGTGGTTAGAAGCGGCAATGAAGGTTCTATTAAAAAAACTGTAACAGCGATCAGAAAATTAGCAAAGTTTGCAAAGGAAGAATTGGAGATGAAAAACCTCTCGAAACTTCAGTCTGAACATATGAAGGCTTTTGCAGAACATCTAAGAAATGAGGTCGGAGATGCCGACATTTCAAAAGCTCATGCTGCAAATATAATTTCCTGTATTAATCGTGTTTTTGATCATTACGGCAGAGATGATTTAAAACTTTCAGCGAAAGAAGAGGGGCTAAATCGTGGTAAAAGGTACTACAACATCGATAGAAGCGTAAGTAATCAACTTCATGAACAATTCACCGATTATCTTTCACAAAAGTTTATTCAAACAGGTGATACAAGATATGAAGCTCTTAGAATTCAGGTTGAAATGGAGAGGATGTTTGGTTTGCGATTTAAAGAATCTGCACTTCATGATTTGAAAGGCATTCACAGAAAAGATGATATGCTTGATGTTGTAAAAGGCACAAAAGGTTCTCAGCCAAGAGAAGTACCCATTCTTTCAGATAAAGGTTATGAATTATTAAATTATGCTAAGGATTTTAAGAATGAGTATGGTTTCAACCGTTCGCTGATACCTGACGATATGAAATTTTCTCAATGGCAAAATTTTGCGTACGGTGTAATAAGAGATTTCAATGAAAGGTTTGATTGTGATTATCACTTTCATGGAGAAAGGCATACTTATGCTCAAGAGAGGTATTTAGAATTGACCGGCTTTGATGCACCAGTGAGAAGCGGATTTATTAATGGCTCATATTTACAGGTTATGTCTGAATATTATGGAATAACCTTGGAAGAAGCAAAAGAATTAGACAAAGAAGCAAGAAAAATTATTAGCGAAGAGCTTGGACATCACAGGATTGATGTCACTTGCTTTTATTTGGGGAAGTAG
- a CDS encoding IS256 family transposase, translating to MNNYNLAELFEKRKDIREIFMEFMSKQFVNFLEKLGEIEREVHCSLNADSKNGYYTRNFNTIFGKVEGVKIPRTRKIKFQPSFLEPYKRTTFELDDIVISMYQGGCSTRDIVRTLENLLGQKYSPKWVSKITDDILEELEKYHNRRFEQWYPILFIDGTYLKLKRGTVSSEVIYTVMGIDEDGHKEILAFYTFGGSGESALNWKELLYELRERGLQEPILVVADGLKGIKEAVLEVYPKADFQTCVVHKVRSSLSKVRKRDESAVTEDMKNIYMQENEEEFLRNFEIFRRNWSYKYPEMVASWERDLPELMTYLKYPALMRPYIYTTNPLERFHKEVKRRSKVIEVFNDKKALEKVVFLVILEMNGSYRTRKMKHWNYFLIVLKNKRVEKYGRLQEDKNLTQN from the coding sequence ATGAATAATTATAATTTAGCTGAATTATTTGAAAAAAGAAAGGATATTAGAGAAATTTTTATGGAATTTATGTCAAAACAGTTTGTTAATTTTTTAGAAAAGCTTGGAGAAATAGAAAGAGAGGTCCACTGTTCATTAAATGCTGATAGTAAGAATGGATATTATACACGCAATTTTAATACAATTTTTGGTAAAGTAGAAGGGGTAAAAATACCAAGGACACGAAAGATAAAATTTCAGCCATCATTTTTAGAGCCATATAAACGTACAACGTTTGAATTAGATGATATAGTGATATCAATGTATCAGGGAGGTTGTTCAACCAGGGATATAGTGCGAACATTAGAGAATTTACTTGGTCAGAAGTATTCTCCAAAGTGGGTGAGCAAGATAACTGATGATATTTTGGAAGAGTTGGAAAAATATCACAACAGAAGATTTGAACAATGGTATCCGATTTTGTTTATAGATGGCACATATTTAAAATTGAAAAGGGGTACGGTATCAAGTGAGGTTATATACACAGTTATGGGAATTGATGAGGATGGTCATAAAGAGATTCTTGCATTTTACACATTTGGTGGTAGTGGAGAAAGTGCATTAAACTGGAAGGAATTGCTATATGAGCTTAGGGAGAGAGGGTTACAGGAGCCAATATTAGTTGTAGCAGATGGTTTAAAAGGTATCAAAGAAGCAGTACTTGAGGTTTATCCTAAAGCAGATTTTCAGACTTGCGTAGTTCACAAAGTGCGGAGCTCATTATCCAAGGTACGCAAGCGGGATGAGAGTGCTGTAACTGAAGATATGAAAAACATATACATGCAAGAGAATGAAGAGGAATTTTTAAGGAATTTTGAGATATTTCGCAGGAACTGGTCATATAAATATCCAGAGATGGTTGCATCATGGGAAAGGGATTTGCCAGAGTTGATGACTTATTTGAAATATCCAGCTCTAATGAGACCATATATTTACACTACAAATCCTTTGGAGAGGTTTCATAAGGAGGTTAAAAGACGATCTAAGGTAATTGAAGTATTTAATGATAAGAAAGCGTTAGAAAAGGTAGTATTTTTAGTGATATTGGAGATGAATGGTAGTTATAGAACCCGTAAGATGAAACATTGGAACTATTTTTTAATAGTATTGAAGAATAAGAGAGTTGAGAAATATGGTAGATTACAGGAGGATAAAAATCTTACACAAAATTAG
- a CDS encoding ParM/StbA family protein, with protein sequence MQKVVAIDVGFGDVKVAYREGGELIMRKFPSAVKEILSVNFEFNHLSQEKKFLYHSKHYVLGEAAKLDGININNIEKLMFFTLLLIYKVFHDYSIPMDNILLALGLPLQFYNQTNVQKLKASVADFEVDNESLGFNSKIFPQGASVYFTCKLLYDTPIANTLILDVGFNTVECIWFQNSKHVPHLQKMLERDGIMKIAQLLKGAVKYNISPLEAVDILRTNKIKIYNEEEDLSNIVDEHSATNFV encoded by the coding sequence ATGCAAAAAGTTGTAGCAATTGATGTAGGCTTTGGTGATGTGAAGGTTGCTTATCGGGAAGGGGGTGAGTTAATCATGCGAAAATTTCCATCTGCAGTAAAGGAAATTCTATCTGTTAATTTTGAGTTTAATCATCTGAGCCAGGAAAAAAAATTTCTTTATCATTCAAAGCATTACGTTTTAGGTGAAGCTGCAAAACTTGATGGAATCAATATTAATAACATTGAAAAACTAATGTTTTTTACTCTACTTTTGATTTACAAAGTATTTCATGATTATTCTATTCCAATGGATAACATTCTACTGGCTCTTGGGCTTCCATTACAATTCTATAACCAGACCAATGTCCAGAAACTGAAAGCATCTGTAGCTGATTTTGAAGTTGATAATGAAAGCTTAGGATTTAATTCCAAAATATTTCCTCAGGGTGCAAGTGTGTATTTTACATGTAAACTGTTATATGATACACCAATTGCAAATACCTTGATTTTAGATGTTGGTTTTAATACTGTTGAGTGCATTTGGTTTCAAAATTCTAAACATGTTCCTCATCTTCAAAAGATGCTTGAACGGGACGGAATAATGAAAATAGCACAACTTTTGAAAGGTGCAGTAAAATACAATATCAGTCCACTTGAGGCTGTGGATATCCTCAGAACAAACAAAATAAAGATATATAATGAAGAAGAAGACTTATCTAATATTGTTGATGAGCATAGTGCAACTAATTTTGTGTAA
- a CDS encoding LysE family translocator encodes MFDYSLAHWATYLTAAVLLNISPGPDMAFILGQTAKGGIKSGFAAMFGIWTGALIHVVFAALGLSAILVTSAVAFSTVKWIGAAYLIWLGIQALKSKGSNISVREQESPKGLRKVFKQGVLVAVLNPKVAVFFFAFLPQFVEVGAGPVSAQLFFHGILIIAVAGLIEPPLILIGGKLTAYLNENTKLSCWLDRGLGALFIWLGIKLATID; translated from the coding sequence ATGTTCGATTATTCTCTTGCCCATTGGGCTACATATTTAACTGCTGCTGTTTTGTTAAATATTTCTCCAGGTCCAGATATGGCATTCATATTGGGACAAACAGCTAAAGGAGGCATAAAGTCGGGATTTGCTGCAATGTTTGGAATTTGGACAGGTGCATTAATTCATGTTGTTTTTGCAGCTCTGGGATTGTCGGCAATTTTAGTTACTTCGGCGGTAGCATTTTCTACAGTTAAATGGATTGGTGCGGCATATCTTATCTGGCTTGGTATTCAGGCACTGAAGTCTAAGGGGAGCAATATTTCTGTGAGAGAGCAAGAATCTCCAAAAGGATTGAGGAAAGTGTTCAAACAAGGTGTACTGGTAGCAGTATTAAATCCAAAGGTTGCCGTTTTCTTTTTTGCATTTTTGCCGCAATTTGTTGAGGTAGGTGCAGGTCCTGTTAGTGCACAGTTGTTTTTCCACGGGATTCTTATTATCGCGGTAGCCGGTTTAATTGAACCTCCTTTAATTCTTATTGGAGGCAAGTTAACTGCCTATCTTAACGAAAATACAAAATTATCATGCTGGCTGGATCGTGGACTTGGTGCACTGTTTATCTGGTTGGGTATTAAACTGGCCACAATTGATTGA
- a CDS encoding DEAD/DEAH box helicase, with amino-acid sequence MVDFSRKLKEKKVIRKINPIEIYDSLDRKSETGPLRPSQEYILNEWFSKYRDKKDLIIKLHTGEGKTLIGLLILHSRLNNNEGPCLYICPNIYLVEQTCLEADKFGVPYCQIGTDNQLPEDFLSGKKILITHVQKVFNGLTIFGLDARAIPIKHIVLDDSHACIDSLKDTFTIKICRDHRLYSDFLELFEDDLITQGEGSYLEIKAGDFNTLLPIPYWAWIDKKSEVINKLIQYKNEYEIKFIWPLIKDNIENCQAYISGKYIEISPIYSPIYKFTFFTNADQRILMSATTQDDSFFIKGLGFAPETITQPLTYEKLKWSGEKLILVPSLINEELDRNLIVTKFAKPNPKKKFGIVTIVPNFKKAAHYQNLGATITTSNNIYEILQKLKSGKFENTIVIVNRYDGIDLPDESCRILVLDSKPFFDSLSDRYEESCRPTSDIINIKIAQKIEQGIGRSVRGEKDYSIIVIIGGDLTKFLMSPLTKRYFSYQTQKQIEIALEVAELAKNDLDEDESPFEVVRSLINQVLRRDEGWKQFYQERMNEISTNESKPEINHILDLEKKAQDSLIKGDLEKSIELIQQIVDKLDNEEEKGWYLQLMARYKYKISKVESNKIQKSAYQKNLQLMIPKEGIVYKKLEFINENRLKRIKDWIKKFNSYSDMMVEIDGMLEDLSFGMPSEKFESALKSVGEALGFLSQRPDKEFKKGPDNLWCGVDNKYFIFECKSEVDDSRKTITKNEAGQMNNHCGWFESEYGTVSVRRILVIPTKNLSRDANFTHEVFIMRKGKLRELKKNIKNFFKEFKNYNISEISDEKLQEFLTSHNLDIDNLWTKYIENYYKET; translated from the coding sequence ATGGTTGATTTCAGCAGAAAGCTTAAAGAAAAAAAAGTTATTAGAAAAATAAATCCGATCGAAATTTATGATTCACTTGATAGGAAAAGTGAAACAGGTCCACTTCGGCCTTCTCAAGAATATATTTTAAATGAATGGTTTAGTAAATATAGAGACAAAAAGGATCTTATAATAAAACTCCATACAGGAGAAGGAAAAACATTAATTGGCCTTCTTATTCTACATTCAAGATTAAACAATAATGAAGGTCCATGTTTATATATTTGCCCAAATATATACCTCGTTGAACAAACTTGTTTAGAGGCAGATAAGTTTGGTGTTCCATATTGCCAAATAGGAACGGATAATCAACTTCCAGAAGATTTTTTATCCGGTAAAAAAATTCTAATCACACACGTACAAAAAGTTTTCAACGGATTAACAATATTTGGCTTAGATGCTAGGGCAATTCCAATAAAGCATATTGTATTAGATGATTCCCATGCTTGTATTGATTCACTTAAGGATACATTTACAATTAAAATATGTAGAGATCATAGATTATATTCTGATTTTCTTGAGCTTTTTGAGGATGATCTAATAACCCAAGGAGAGGGTAGCTATTTAGAGATTAAAGCAGGAGATTTTAATACATTACTACCGATTCCATATTGGGCATGGATTGATAAAAAATCGGAAGTAATCAACAAGCTTATTCAATATAAAAATGAATATGAAATTAAATTTATTTGGCCGTTAATCAAAGATAATATCGAAAATTGTCAAGCCTATATTTCTGGTAAATATATTGAAATATCACCCATATATAGTCCTATTTACAAATTTACTTTTTTTACAAACGCTGACCAAAGAATTCTGATGTCAGCTACGACTCAAGATGATTCTTTCTTTATAAAAGGGCTTGGTTTTGCCCCAGAAACAATAACGCAGCCACTAACTTATGAGAAATTAAAATGGTCAGGTGAAAAGCTTATTCTAGTTCCTTCTCTAATAAATGAGGAATTGGATAGAAATCTTATTGTAACTAAATTTGCCAAGCCAAATCCGAAAAAAAAGTTCGGGATAGTTACGATCGTGCCAAATTTTAAAAAGGCTGCTCATTATCAAAATTTAGGAGCAACGATAACTACCTCTAATAACATTTATGAAATTTTACAGAAATTAAAATCAGGTAAATTTGAGAACACTATTGTTATTGTAAATAGATATGATGGGATAGATTTACCAGATGAATCTTGCAGAATTTTGGTTTTAGATTCAAAACCATTTTTTGATTCTCTATCTGACAGGTATGAAGAAAGCTGTAGACCAACTAGCGATATAATTAATATCAAAATTGCACAAAAAATAGAACAAGGTATCGGAAGAAGTGTTAGAGGAGAAAAAGATTATAGTATAATAGTTATAATCGGTGGGGACTTGACAAAATTTCTTATGAGCCCGCTAACAAAAAGATATTTTTCGTACCAGACTCAGAAACAAATAGAAATTGCATTAGAGGTGGCAGAACTAGCTAAAAATGACCTTGATGAAGATGAATCTCCTTTTGAGGTGGTAAGATCTTTGATAAATCAAGTATTAAGGAGAGACGAAGGCTGGAAGCAGTTTTATCAAGAGCGAATGAATGAAATATCTACGAATGAAAGCAAACCTGAAATTAATCATATATTGGATCTGGAAAAAAAAGCTCAAGATTCTCTAATTAAAGGTGATCTAGAAAAATCTATAGAATTAATACAACAAATAGTTGATAAATTAGATAATGAGGAGGAAAAAGGTTGGTATTTGCAATTAATGGCAAGATATAAATATAAAATTAGTAAAGTTGAATCCAATAAAATACAAAAGAGTGCATATCAAAAAAATCTTCAATTAATGATACCAAAAGAAGGAATCGTTTATAAAAAATTGGAATTTATTAATGAAAATAGATTAAAACGTATTAAAGATTGGATCAAAAAATTTAATTCCTATTCCGACATGATGGTGGAGATAGACGGTATGTTAGAGGATTTATCTTTTGGAATGCCATCAGAAAAATTTGAATCTGCATTAAAATCAGTAGGTGAAGCTTTAGGTTTTCTAAGTCAACGTCCTGATAAAGAGTTCAAAAAAGGCCCAGACAATCTATGGTGTGGTGTTGATAATAAATATTTTATTTTTGAGTGTAAGAGTGAGGTAGATGATTCTAGGAAGACCATAACCAAGAATGAAGCAGGACAAATGAATAATCATTGTGGATGGTTTGAAAGCGAATATGGCACTGTTTCAGTAAGGAGAATTTTAGTTATACCCACAAAAAATCTTTCAAGAGATGCTAACTTTACGCATGAAGTTTTTATAATGAGAAAAGGTAAACTTAGAGAGTTAAAGAAAAATATAAAAAACTTTTTTAAGGAATTTAAGAATTACAATATTTCTGAAATAAGCGACGAAAAGTTGCAAGAATTTTTGACTAGCCATAATTTAGATATAGACAATCTTTGGACAAAATATATAGAAAATTATTACAAAGAAACATAA
- a CDS encoding ATP-binding protein, translated as MLNFFTERFALLLTGLNIQYKRYFFHKIDFNDKLIGILGARGVGKTTFLLQYLKEIDVPINKKLYISADSIEMSNLSLFELAKEFAAKGGKVLAIDEIHKYPDFVAHLKEIYDLLDIKVLFSGSSALRLEHAKADLSRRAVLYRINGLSFREFLELKTGKQFRSFSLKDILENHMEITYEILKSIKPLEYFKEYLQYGFYPFYFENPNTYYKKLEETINVVIESDLPILFKIDPKNIVKLKKLVKLICFSEPYELNLSKLAQKIEVNRHTLYRYIEYLNSGNILTSLKPDVKGDAIFTKPEKIYLNNTNLNYCYCEEQKIGTIRETFVVSQLRNFYDLSYPKKGDILINNQYLIEIGGRNKDFSQIAGSGYLFVDDIEVGYGRKVPLWLIGFLY; from the coding sequence ATGCTAAATTTTTTTACAGAACGATTTGCATTGTTGCTTACCGGTTTAAACATTCAATACAAGCGGTATTTCTTTCATAAAATTGATTTTAATGACAAATTAATTGGTATTTTAGGCGCAAGAGGGGTAGGGAAAACCACTTTTCTTTTACAATATTTAAAAGAGATTGATGTCCCTATAAATAAAAAACTTTACATTTCCGCTGATTCGATAGAGATGAGCAATCTGTCGTTATTTGAGCTGGCAAAGGAATTTGCAGCAAAAGGTGGTAAGGTTTTAGCAATAGATGAAATTCATAAATATCCAGATTTTGTAGCGCATTTGAAAGAAATCTATGACCTTCTTGATATAAAAGTTCTTTTTTCAGGTTCAAGTGCTTTAAGATTGGAACATGCAAAAGCTGATTTGAGCAGACGAGCAGTTTTATACAGAATAAACGGACTATCATTTAGAGAATTTCTGGAATTAAAAACAGGTAAACAATTTAGAAGTTTTTCATTAAAAGATATTTTAGAAAATCATATGGAAATCACTTATGAAATTTTAAAATCGATAAAACCACTGGAATACTTTAAAGAGTATTTACAGTATGGATTTTATCCCTTTTATTTTGAAAATCCTAACACATATTATAAAAAATTGGAAGAAACAATTAATGTAGTTATAGAGTCCGATTTGCCTATACTGTTTAAGATCGATCCGAAAAATATCGTCAAACTTAAAAAACTTGTTAAATTAATATGTTTTTCAGAGCCTTATGAACTCAATCTTTCAAAACTTGCACAGAAAATTGAAGTTAATAGACATACTCTGTACCGTTATATTGAATATTTAAATTCTGGTAATATTCTAACATCATTAAAACCAGATGTAAAAGGTGATGCCATTTTTACAAAACCTGAAAAAATATATCTGAACAATACAAATTTAAACTACTGTTATTGCGAAGAACAAAAAATTGGGACAATTAGAGAAACTTTTGTGGTTTCACAGTTAAGAAATTTCTATGATTTAAGCTATCCTAAAAAGGGGGATATACTGATAAACAATCAATATTTAATTGAAATTGGTGGTAGAAATAAAGATTTTTCACAAATTGCGGGTAGTGGCTACCTTTTTGTCGATGACATTGAGGTGGGATATGGCAGAAAGGTTCCATTATGGTTAATCGGATTTTTATATTAA
- a CDS encoding ankyrin repeat domain-containing protein: MNKKMKLSFYKILENNANKIKLLKDLIKKEKDINNLFDESGTHIIFYAIALGHYDVVNFLMEDGIDINLRGFRGYSLLHEIIISQEFYDKPDESFKLIKKLIDKGIDVNIRDDFGITPLLLSIEKQRFDIANYFLQHGADINSKDICGRTLIHNFIANYVYTSEYYQLIDNKNYMEIIEFMIHNGAKPNTKDNIGQTPLATIGNSKISLKIAEYLISLGLDVDDRDVFGLSSVIYAWLEKSYDLLNLYLKYSKEISVSDVKKYDLLTFLECFLKDYDYKTINYIYNTSITHTPLHLAIDTNDIKVIDFFLKKGIYINARDENLMTPLHYAASNGNLEIVKFLVENGADINLTSWDNKAPIHTAWFFNSDLNIVHYLLYAGADITIENDEKEIINKINEAYIKKKK; the protein is encoded by the coding sequence ATGAATAAAAAGATGAAGTTAAGCTTTTATAAAATTCTCGAAAATAACGCAAACAAAATTAAACTACTAAAAGATTTAATAAAAAAAGAAAAAGATATAAATAATCTTTTTGATGAGAGTGGGACTCATATAATATTTTATGCAATAGCTTTAGGACATTATGATGTTGTAAATTTTTTAATGGAAGACGGTATTGATATTAATTTAAGAGGATTTAGAGGTTATTCTTTACTTCATGAGATAATTATAAGTCAAGAATTCTATGATAAACCAGATGAAAGCTTTAAGTTAATAAAAAAGTTAATTGATAAAGGTATAGATGTTAACATTAGAGATGATTTTGGTATTACACCACTTTTGCTCTCTATTGAAAAACAACGGTTTGATATTGCCAACTATTTTTTGCAACATGGAGCAGATATAAATAGTAAAGACATTTGTGGCAGAACATTAATACATAATTTTATTGCCAACTATGTTTATACCTCTGAATATTATCAACTAATTGATAACAAAAACTACATGGAGATTATTGAATTCATGATTCATAATGGTGCAAAGCCAAACACAAAGGATAATATCGGTCAAACCCCTCTTGCAACTATAGGAAATAGTAAAATAAGCTTAAAAATTGCTGAGTATTTAATTTCTCTTGGGTTAGATGTTGATGATAGAGATGTTTTTGGCTTAAGTTCAGTAATATATGCTTGGTTAGAAAAATCATACGACTTACTTAATTTATATTTAAAATATAGCAAAGAGATTTCAGTTTCTGATGTGAAAAAATACGATTTACTAACCTTCCTTGAATGTTTTTTAAAAGATTATGATTATAAGACAATCAACTATATTTATAATACTTCTATAACACACACTCCTTTACATCTTGCAATTGATACAAACGACATAAAAGTTATTGATTTCTTTTTAAAAAAAGGAATCTACATCAATGCCAGAGATGAAAATCTTATGACTCCCTTACATTATGCAGCAAGCAATGGAAACTTAGAAATCGTAAAATTTTTAGTTGAAAATGGTGCAGATATTAATTTGACATCATGGGACAATAAGGCTCCAATTCATACAGCTTGGTTTTTCAATTCAGATCTTAATATAGTTCATTATTTATTATATGCAGGAGCAGATATTACGATAGAAAATGATGAAAAAGAAATCATAAATAAAATAAATGAAGCCTATATAAAAAAGAAAAAGTAA